The genomic segment GCTCCAAGAGCAGTTGCTCCAATGGTACCAATGGGTGCAAATGCAGGTGAACCAAACAATCCTGAAATGCAAAGAGGGATTGTCAAGGATGCATTAAAACAATTAGTAGAAATTGAGTCTCCTGGCAAAATTGTGCCATTACCTTATGAATATAATGCAAAAGTTTAGGTTGGTTTATCAAAATTGAGTCTACCTCTCCATTGAGGTAGACTCTAACCAACCTCATTAATTAGGTGGTGGACTATGAGTAATGAAGAAAAAATTTTAAGAAGATTAGTAATAAAGACATTTCATATTAATGATGTGAGGTTCGGTGAAAAATTTTCCATTGATAAACAAATTCTCACTATTTCTTTAGGTATGCTTGATAAAATTATCACAAATGAGGAGTTAATAAAGGATATTCAGGTTGAAATTATTCCACCTGGTGAACATGATAGATGGACAAATAGCATTATGGATATTATTCCTATCTCAACTAAGGTATTGGGTAAATTGGGTGAAGGGATAACTCATACACTTACTGGAGTTTATGTTATGCTAACTGGAGTTGATGAGGCAGGAAATCAAGTGGCTGAATTTGGTTCCTCAGAAGGAAATTTAAAGGACAAGCTTTATCTTAATCGAGCAGGTACTCCATCAGATCAGGATTTTATCATTTCATTTAATGTTACTTTAAAGGAAAAGGCAGGTTATAGTAGACCCGGGCCTGCAGCAGCTCATAGAGCCTGTGATATATTTATTCAACAAATTAGAAATGAATTGAAAAAAGTAGATGGACGGGGATGTACAGAAAAACATGTTTTCTATGATAAAATCAGGCCGGGTAAGAAAAAGGTTGCTATTGTTAAACAGATTGCAGGCCAGGGAGCAATGCATGATAATCTTATTTTACCAAATGAGCCAAGTGGTTTTCAGGGTGGGCGTTCAATAATAGATTTGGGTAATGTTCCTATTATTTTAACCCCTAATGAATATAGAGATGGTGCCTTACGGGCTATGACTTAAAGGGGGGTGAATCCATGGGAATTGGCCCATCAACTAAAGAGACTACATTACACCACTTTCGTGATCCACTTTTAGATGTGGTCTCAGCAGATGACGATATAGATCTGGTTGGTGTGATATTGGTGGGAACTCCTCAAGAAAATGAAGATAAGATGTTTGTGGGTAAGCGTGTTGCCAGCTGGTTAGAGGCAATGCGAGTAGATGGTGCTATCATTTCAGTGGATGGTTGGGGAAATAGCCATGTAGATTATGCAAATACAATTGAAGAGATTGGTAAACGTGGAATCCCGGTGGTAGGTCTTAGCTTTATTGGAACCCAGGCTCAGTTTGTAGTTACTAATCAATATATGGATACTATAGTGGATTTTAATAAATCAGAAAGGGGGATAGAGACAGAAGTTGTGGGCGAAAATAATGTGACAGCTTTGGATGCTAAAAAAGCTCTGGCTTTTTTAAAACTAAAGATGAGGGAGGGAAGTAAAAAATGAAATTTATTAAGAGTATTCATGCTATCGATTCTCATACAATGGGCGAACCAACAAGAATTATTGTAGGTGGATTACCTCCCATTCCGGGGAAGACTATGGCAGACAAAAAAAGATATTTAGAAACCAATATGGATCATATAAGAACTGCTGTAATGCATGAACCACGAGGCCATAACGATATGTTCGGTTCAATTATTACTCAGGCTACAACCGAAGAAGCAGATTTAGGAATTATCTTTATGGACGGCGGCGGATATCTGAATATGTGTGGACATGGTTCTATTGGAGCTGCTACTGTAGCAGTTGAATGTGGTATGGTAGAACCTAAAGAGCCCTATACAGAGATTAAAATGGAAGCTCCTGCCGGTTTAATAAAAGCCAGAGTTAAAGTAGAGAATGGAAAAGCTAAGGAAGTTTCAATTATTAATGTTCCATCATTCCTCTATAAAAAAGATGTGGAAATAGATTTGCCTGAAGTAGGAAAGATAACTCTGGATATTTCTTTTGGAGGTAGTTTCTTTGCAATAGTTAATGCAAAAGACCTGGGAGTTAAAGTGGAT from the Anoxybacter fermentans genome contains:
- the prdD gene encoding proline reductase cluster protein PrdD, whose translation is MSNEEKILRRLVIKTFHINDVRFGEKFSIDKQILTISLGMLDKIITNEELIKDIQVEIIPPGEHDRWTNSIMDIIPISTKVLGKLGEGITHTLTGVYVMLTGVDEAGNQVAEFGSSEGNLKDKLYLNRAGTPSDQDFIISFNVTLKEKAGYSRPGPAAAHRACDIFIQQIRNELKKVDGRGCTEKHVFYDKIRPGKKKVAIVKQIAGQGAMHDNLILPNEPSGFQGGRSIIDLGNVPIILTPNEYRDGALRAMT
- a CDS encoding glycine/sarcosine/betaine reductase component B subunit, whose product is MGIGPSTKETTLHHFRDPLLDVVSADDDIDLVGVILVGTPQENEDKMFVGKRVASWLEAMRVDGAIISVDGWGNSHVDYANTIEEIGKRGIPVVGLSFIGTQAQFVVTNQYMDTIVDFNKSERGIETEVVGENNVTALDAKKALAFLKLKMREGSKK
- a CDS encoding proline racemase, whose amino-acid sequence is MKFIKSIHAIDSHTMGEPTRIIVGGLPPIPGKTMADKKRYLETNMDHIRTAVMHEPRGHNDMFGSIITQATTEEADLGIIFMDGGGYLNMCGHGSIGAATVAVECGMVEPKEPYTEIKMEAPAGLIKARVKVENGKAKEVSIINVPSFLYKKDVEIDLPEVGKITLDISFGGSFFAIVNAKDLGVKVDTANIEILTKLGLKIKDIVNKTVKVQHPEKKHIRSVDLVEIYDDPTNPEADYKNVVIFGRGQVDRSPCGTGTSAKLATMFAKGQIKENEDFIYESITGTTFRGRIIGQTKVGEFDAVIPEITGSAYITGFNHFVIDPEDPLKYGFSLK